The Fuerstiella sp. genome includes a window with the following:
- the rpiB gene encoding ribose 5-phosphate isomerase B — protein MRIAIASDHRGFQMKSRLLQTVENLGFEVDDLGPESGESVDYPDYAARVASSVAADEHARGILICGTGIGMCITANKFFGVRAAPCHDTVTAEYSRLHNDANILCLSANQLSDQLAEQMIQIWLSTDFEEGRHARRIEKIADIERDASTSLTSEAPGCGG, from the coding sequence ATGAGAATCGCCATTGCCAGCGACCACCGCGGATTCCAAATGAAGAGCCGTCTGCTGCAGACCGTCGAAAATCTGGGATTTGAAGTGGACGACCTCGGCCCCGAATCCGGGGAAAGTGTGGACTACCCGGACTATGCTGCACGCGTGGCGTCTTCTGTCGCAGCAGATGAGCACGCCCGAGGCATCCTGATCTGCGGTACCGGAATCGGTATGTGTATTACGGCCAATAAATTTTTCGGTGTGCGGGCTGCTCCCTGCCATGACACAGTCACGGCTGAATACAGTCGGCTGCATAATGACGCAAACATACTTTGCCTGTCAGCAAACCAGCTTAGTGACCAGTTAGCTGAACAAATGATCCAAATCTGGCTGTCCACTGATTTCGAAGAAGGGCGCCACGCAAGAAGAATTGAAAAGATCGCAGACATTGAACGTGATGCCAGCACCTCCCTGACTTCGGAAGCACCCGGCTGCGGTGGATAA
- a CDS encoding inositol monophosphatase: MSSRDRIITELSVVLPPVLRWSGAVARRLREFDIALDGKSSGSSNTDALTLADLSVQELIVAALRDADPILRKCRIEGEESTGDMTLFSEEAELSISIDPIDGTKQFRDRTGDGYSVIVHLHDAETPCYSLVYTPEMGPTGTWTEVTDTRIACGPDDVSLPARTVLNGLPNLTKNRSRPGRGIYLIGFQDEDADRAREVDALGLQGRTSDEMPGSIYPFMATGEYGGSLIHTPNIYDFPVSMHIARVLGGDAVRADNRAPLHYEDLWMDERANMLRFSGIIACSEDPGIIDQLCNLARNWDLTRYK, translated from the coding sequence ATGTCCTCACGCGATCGAATAATTACTGAACTCTCAGTGGTACTACCGCCCGTTCTTCGCTGGAGCGGCGCGGTGGCCCGGAGGCTGAGAGAGTTCGATATTGCACTCGACGGCAAATCCAGCGGCAGTTCCAACACAGATGCTTTGACGCTGGCTGATCTGTCGGTTCAGGAACTGATTGTTGCTGCCCTGCGGGATGCCGATCCGATTCTGCGGAAATGCAGAATTGAAGGTGAAGAATCCACAGGTGATATGACGCTGTTTTCCGAGGAGGCGGAACTGTCGATCTCCATTGACCCGATCGATGGAACGAAACAGTTTCGAGACAGAACCGGAGACGGGTATTCAGTGATTGTACATCTTCACGACGCAGAGACCCCCTGCTATTCACTGGTGTATACACCGGAAATGGGTCCGACAGGAACCTGGACCGAAGTCACCGATACCAGAATCGCTTGCGGCCCGGATGATGTCAGCCTGCCTGCCCGTACTGTGCTCAACGGGCTGCCAAACCTAACTAAAAACCGCAGTCGCCCCGGTCGCGGAATTTATCTCATTGGTTTTCAGGACGAAGATGCAGATCGGGCGAGGGAAGTGGATGCACTGGGACTGCAGGGTCGAACATCGGACGAAATGCCGGGCAGTATCTACCCGTTCATGGCAACCGGTGAATATGGCGGCTCACTGATTCACACACCAAACATCTATGATTTTCCGGTCTCGATGCATATCGCTCGTGTCCTGGGGGGTGATGCCGTCCGGGCCGATAACCGCGCCCCCCTGCATTACGAGGATCTTTGGATGGATGAACGCGCCAATATGCTGCGTTTTTCAGGAATCATTGCGTGCAGTGAAGACCCCGGAATTATTGACCAGTTGTGCAACCTGGCCCGCAACTGGGATTTGACACGTTACAAATGA
- the nusA gene encoding transcription termination factor NusA, with product MNGPEILRIVDAIHRDKSIDPEIVFEGIEQAILSAARKHFSEEEELVVQVDRITGEPSLTCDGAQLESDLLGDLLGRISAQTAKQVMIQKIREAERDAHYEEFLDLKSQIVSGSVTRVDRGTVIVNLGRVEAILPRSEQIQKETYRVGDRVRATVLDVRKSGSRVRVILSRTHADFVRRLFEVEIPEINDHVIEVRSIAREAGHRSKVAVSSSDTSVDCVGACVGVRGARIRGIVEELNGERIDIVRWNDSLQILVPNALQPAEVEDVILCPMLGKVLVLVRDDQLSLAIGRRGQNVRLASKLVGWDINVMTQESLDEQLDISIEAFSVVPEMAPELVENLVSQGFFTFDDLSVIEPDQLAELGGLTQEQCDTIVDFADVESERIEKEERLAEEERKRNPPPPPTEAAASTETAASTETAASTETAASTETAASTEAAAVQAGTKPTTQNDLLTENTSESTAAAEADTDSEEHDENDLVATSENSDVGSEPTKSAMVDTAETTNVDSDELTNRQTEAAGDSEEVS from the coding sequence ATGAACGGACCCGAAATTCTGCGGATCGTCGATGCGATTCATCGCGACAAATCTATCGATCCGGAAATCGTTTTCGAAGGAATTGAGCAGGCGATCCTCTCAGCGGCGCGAAAACATTTTTCTGAAGAAGAAGAACTCGTCGTTCAGGTGGATCGCATCACTGGCGAACCGTCTCTGACTTGTGATGGCGCTCAACTGGAATCCGACCTGCTGGGAGACCTGCTCGGTCGTATCTCCGCCCAGACAGCCAAGCAGGTAATGATCCAGAAAATTCGCGAAGCCGAGCGCGACGCCCACTATGAAGAATTTCTGGATCTGAAGAGCCAGATTGTTTCAGGCAGTGTCACGCGGGTAGACCGCGGTACAGTCATCGTCAATCTGGGTCGTGTGGAAGCCATCCTGCCCCGAAGTGAGCAAATCCAGAAAGAAACCTATCGAGTTGGTGATCGTGTGCGGGCTACCGTTCTGGATGTTCGAAAGTCCGGTTCACGGGTACGCGTGATCCTGTCTCGTACTCATGCCGATTTCGTACGTCGACTCTTCGAAGTAGAAATCCCGGAAATCAACGACCACGTTATTGAGGTTCGCTCGATTGCTCGTGAGGCCGGACATCGGTCCAAAGTCGCTGTTTCGTCATCTGATACATCAGTTGACTGTGTTGGAGCATGTGTCGGCGTTCGAGGTGCGAGAATTCGTGGCATCGTTGAAGAACTCAACGGAGAACGAATTGATATCGTTCGCTGGAATGACTCACTTCAAATACTGGTGCCCAATGCACTACAGCCCGCAGAAGTGGAAGATGTAATTCTTTGTCCAATGCTCGGCAAAGTTCTGGTTCTGGTACGGGACGATCAATTATCACTGGCAATCGGTCGTCGCGGTCAGAATGTCCGACTGGCGTCGAAACTGGTTGGCTGGGACATCAACGTCATGACTCAGGAGTCACTGGACGAGCAGCTGGATATTTCCATCGAAGCATTCAGCGTAGTTCCGGAAATGGCACCCGAACTCGTTGAAAACCTCGTGTCTCAGGGTTTCTTCACTTTCGACGATTTGTCTGTCATCGAACCCGACCAGCTCGCTGAACTGGGAGGACTCACACAGGAACAATGCGATACGATTGTTGATTTTGCAGACGTTGAAAGTGAGCGAATCGAGAAAGAGGAAAGACTGGCAGAGGAGGAGCGAAAACGGAATCCTCCGCCGCCCCCCACTGAGGCCGCTGCTTCCACTGAGACTGCTGCTTCCACTGAGACTGCTGCTTCCACTGAGACTGCTGCTTCCACTGAGACTGCTGCTTCCACTGAGGCCGCTGCAGTGCAAGCAGGGACAAAGCCTACAACGCAAAATGACCTATTGACAGAAAACACCAGTGAATCAACGGCTGCGGCAGAAGCCGATACTGATTCCGAAGAGCACGATGAAAACGATC
- the mch gene encoding methenyltetrahydromethanopterin cyclohydrolase has product MTSLELNQRAAQLVSQAVTESDRLRIAASEQDGITLLDFGVKSRGGLDAGILLARVCMSDLADIRIVPGNGQLPVPQVCVATDHPIAACLLSQYAGWKIATADYFAMGSGPMRILARVEELQKEFDVSENGSSCIGVLEASTLPSTSAIELIRDTVETADKIALLTAPTASIAGSVQIVARSIETALHKLHDLRFPLETIVSGTGISPLPPVAKNDLEGIGRTNDAILYGATVNLWVDCDDELLQSTGPQVPSASSESHGRTFKELFAEADNDFYRLDPKLFSPAVVLFHNLSSGRSFRFGHRMPDLVAASFGLDF; this is encoded by the coding sequence TTGACATCACTCGAACTGAATCAGCGTGCGGCACAGCTGGTGTCTCAGGCGGTGACAGAATCAGACCGACTCCGAATCGCCGCCTCTGAGCAGGACGGTATCACACTACTGGACTTCGGAGTTAAATCTCGCGGAGGACTCGATGCCGGAATTCTTCTGGCACGAGTCTGCATGTCTGATCTTGCAGATATCAGGATCGTTCCTGGTAACGGTCAGCTGCCGGTGCCGCAGGTGTGTGTGGCAACCGATCACCCGATTGCAGCGTGCCTGCTAAGTCAGTATGCCGGCTGGAAAATCGCAACAGCCGATTACTTCGCAATGGGCTCCGGTCCAATGCGTATTTTGGCCCGGGTCGAAGAACTGCAAAAAGAATTTGACGTCAGCGAAAACGGCAGCTCCTGTATCGGAGTGCTTGAAGCATCAACTCTTCCCTCAACTTCGGCGATCGAATTGATACGGGACACTGTGGAAACAGCAGATAAAATTGCGTTGCTGACAGCCCCGACGGCGTCGATCGCCGGATCCGTTCAGATCGTGGCACGCAGCATCGAAACCGCACTGCACAAGCTGCACGATCTCAGGTTTCCGCTGGAGACGATTGTCAGTGGTACGGGCATCAGCCCGCTGCCACCGGTTGCTAAAAATGATCTCGAGGGAATTGGTCGTACTAATGATGCAATTCTGTATGGTGCCACTGTTAATCTGTGGGTGGATTGCGACGATGAACTGCTTCAATCAACCGGGCCACAGGTGCCATCGGCATCCTCAGAATCCCACGGGCGAACATTTAAAGAATTGTTCGCAGAAGCTGACAACGATTTCTACAGGCTGGATCCCAAACTGTTCAGCCCGGCAGTCGTGCTGTTCCACAATCTGAGTTCGGGTCGGTCGTTTCGATTTGGCCATCGAATGCCGGATTTGGTCGCGGCATCATTTGGACTCGACTTCTAA
- a CDS encoding DUF1501 domain-containing protein, which produces MNYNPASLTQITRRHFLAGSGIGLGGMALSTLSGGSCRADIDVNPVQPLARRQPHFHPKVRQVIYLHLTGSPPNLDCYDYKPELIRHSGEDCPQSFLQDRTFAFTTGVPKLLGTPRTFSQHGECGTWLSDAVPNLHTVADDLCFIHSVTTEQFNHAPAELLVYTGSPRSGRPSLGSWVTYGLGTENQNLPGFVVLISSGVQPNGGANSYGSGFLPGVFQGVQCRSQGNPVLYVSDPNGMDRRLRRRSLDALKQLNEIQASQLGHPETLTRIAQYELAFRMQTAVPEVMDISKETRKTQEDYGASPGKSSFANNCLLARRLVEQGVRYVQLFDWGWDFHGTGESNALGQGLTGKWASTDKPIAALIRDLKARGLFDDTLIVCGGEFGRTPFREGRTARSKHLGRDHYPDCFTMWMAGGGVKGGVNYGQTDELGFRIIENRVHVHDLQATILHQMGFDHEQLTYRFQGRDYRLTDVHGRVVHDILS; this is translated from the coding sequence ATGAATTACAATCCGGCGAGTCTCACTCAAATCACGCGACGTCATTTTCTTGCGGGATCCGGCATCGGACTGGGCGGCATGGCACTGTCAACTCTGTCTGGCGGCAGCTGTCGTGCAGACATTGACGTAAACCCGGTTCAGCCACTGGCCCGTCGACAGCCACATTTTCACCCAAAGGTCCGACAGGTCATCTACCTACACCTGACAGGGTCCCCGCCTAATCTCGATTGCTATGACTACAAGCCCGAACTGATCAGGCATTCGGGTGAAGACTGCCCGCAGTCGTTTTTGCAAGATCGCACTTTCGCTTTTACGACCGGTGTTCCCAAACTTTTGGGAACACCGCGAACGTTCAGTCAACACGGCGAGTGCGGGACCTGGCTGTCAGATGCTGTGCCGAATCTGCACACCGTGGCTGACGATCTTTGCTTTATCCATTCCGTGACAACCGAACAGTTCAATCACGCTCCCGCGGAACTGCTTGTATATACCGGATCTCCTCGTTCCGGACGACCGTCTCTGGGATCATGGGTCACTTACGGACTGGGTACTGAAAATCAGAATCTGCCGGGATTTGTCGTACTGATCTCCAGCGGAGTGCAGCCAAATGGTGGAGCAAATTCGTACGGCAGCGGATTTTTGCCAGGCGTGTTTCAGGGTGTGCAGTGCCGGTCACAGGGAAATCCTGTGCTGTATGTATCAGATCCGAACGGTATGGACCGCCGTCTGCGGCGCCGATCACTGGATGCACTCAAACAACTCAACGAAATCCAGGCCTCACAACTGGGTCACCCGGAAACACTCACCAGGATCGCTCAGTACGAGCTGGCTTTTCGCATGCAGACAGCCGTCCCGGAGGTGATGGACATCAGCAAAGAAACACGAAAGACTCAGGAAGATTATGGAGCATCACCCGGGAAATCCAGCTTCGCGAACAACTGTCTGCTGGCAAGACGTCTGGTAGAACAGGGTGTACGTTATGTCCAGCTATTCGACTGGGGCTGGGATTTTCACGGAACAGGAGAAAGTAACGCCCTCGGACAGGGACTCACCGGCAAATGGGCATCGACGGATAAACCGATCGCAGCACTTATTCGCGATCTGAAGGCTCGCGGACTGTTTGACGATACTCTGATTGTCTGTGGTGGAGAATTTGGACGAACACCGTTCCGGGAAGGTCGCACCGCCAGGTCAAAACACCTGGGACGAGACCATTACCCGGACTGTTTCACCATGTGGATGGCCGGTGGCGGGGTCAAAGGTGGAGTCAACTACGGACAGACCGATGAACTGGGATTCAGAATCATCGAAAACAGAGTTCATGTGCATGACCTGCAGGCCACCATTTTACATCAAATGGGCTTCGATCATGAACAGCTGACCTATCGTTTTCAGGGTCGTGATTACCGTCTCACAGACGTTCACGGACGGGTCGTACATGACATCCTGTCCTGA
- a CDS encoding RimK family alpha-L-glutamate ligase codes for MTTMKIGVLGNEGSWYVRELCHSGQKLGHIVLPLVFPSLVARTDSETLRFASGEIALNELDAIIVRTMPPGSLERIVTRMDLLRGLEDSGVRIVNSPKAVECAVDKWLTTQKLVDAGVPVPDTAVCEDSEAAIQLYEQLGGDVVVKPLFGSEGRGMIRVDSPDLAWRIFRSLERIGAVMYLQRFIPCVNGDYRILLLDGQVIGSMQRIASEGEFRTNASQAGLSTAWTPNSDEINLAVRAAAATGCVFCGIDLIYDLDGAAKVLEVNAVPGWRALQKVCDVCVPSILFNWITQD; via the coding sequence ATGACGACCATGAAAATTGGTGTTCTGGGGAACGAGGGCAGCTGGTATGTGCGCGAACTTTGCCACTCCGGACAGAAACTGGGGCACATCGTCCTCCCGCTCGTGTTTCCGTCTTTGGTGGCTCGCACGGACAGCGAAACACTGCGATTCGCCAGCGGAGAAATCGCTCTGAATGAACTGGACGCAATCATTGTTCGAACGATGCCGCCCGGTTCACTGGAACGTATTGTCACTAGAATGGATCTGCTGCGAGGACTGGAAGACTCCGGTGTTCGAATTGTCAATTCACCGAAGGCTGTCGAATGTGCAGTCGACAAATGGTTAACAACTCAAAAGCTGGTCGATGCCGGCGTACCGGTACCCGACACCGCTGTTTGCGAAGATTCTGAAGCGGCTATACAGCTTTACGAACAGCTGGGTGGTGACGTCGTTGTTAAGCCACTCTTTGGTTCGGAAGGCCGGGGAATGATTCGAGTCGACAGTCCGGATCTTGCATGGCGTATTTTCCGCAGTCTGGAACGCATCGGAGCGGTTATGTATCTGCAGCGATTCATTCCATGTGTCAACGGCGACTACCGAATTCTGCTGCTGGATGGTCAGGTGATCGGATCAATGCAACGCATTGCTTCAGAGGGAGAGTTTCGAACAAATGCGTCGCAGGCAGGGCTAAGTACTGCCTGGACACCCAACAGCGACGAAATCAATCTGGCGGTTCGTGCAGCTGCTGCAACCGGATGTGTGTTCTGCGGTATCGACCTCATTTATGATTTGGATGGAGCTGCCAAAGTTCTGGAAGTGAATGCGGTTCCTGGCTGGAGGGCACTCCAGAAAGTGTGTGATGTTTGTGTTCCCTCAATACTGTTCAACTGGATAACTCAGGATTGA
- a CDS encoding FHA domain-containing protein yields the protein MIESELQVVGGKHSGQVIPLNRRKFLIGRESDCQLRPNSDLVSRHHCVFAIDEYSVRLRDLGSTNGTTVNGERVVKETTLIAGDRIVVGNLEFEFRTLSPASASGEETVVSNTETVMEVSSPAESPESAPTTEQNQPVAESPASATQELETPIDQPQHIGDGSTVIAQQGMIPGQAPYQPMPQQVGYPGQMYGGYPYQPQQPMPVYPMGYPPPPQTMMPGFQQQPPSLVPGQQQPPSLVPGQQLPPSLVPEQQPPPADEPLADVTLPDPSQTGAVSEPPKTKPSTQTEQSGSTGEGDSTNAAADIIRQHTQRRPG from the coding sequence ATGATCGAAAGCGAACTTCAAGTCGTTGGTGGTAAACATTCGGGTCAGGTCATTCCACTAAATCGTCGAAAGTTTTTAATTGGGCGAGAGAGTGATTGTCAGCTTCGTCCAAACAGCGATCTTGTAAGTCGGCATCACTGCGTCTTCGCTATTGACGAATATTCTGTTCGTCTGCGTGATCTTGGAAGCACCAATGGCACAACAGTCAATGGCGAACGAGTTGTCAAAGAGACAACTCTCATCGCGGGAGACAGAATCGTCGTTGGCAATCTGGAATTTGAATTTAGGACGTTGAGTCCTGCCTCCGCAAGTGGTGAAGAAACTGTTGTTTCGAATACTGAAACTGTAATGGAAGTCTCCTCTCCTGCGGAAAGCCCGGAGTCGGCCCCGACAACTGAACAAAATCAGCCTGTTGCCGAGTCTCCGGCGAGTGCCACACAGGAGTTAGAAACTCCGATCGATCAGCCGCAGCACATCGGTGACGGTAGTACTGTCATCGCTCAACAGGGAATGATCCCCGGCCAGGCACCCTATCAGCCCATGCCGCAGCAGGTTGGCTACCCGGGACAGATGTACGGTGGCTACCCATACCAACCGCAGCAGCCGATGCCCGTGTACCCAATGGGTTATCCACCACCACCGCAAACCATGATGCCCGGATTCCAGCAACAGCCACCGTCCCTCGTTCCCGGACAGCAACAGCCACCGTCCCTCGTTCCCGGACAGCAACTGCCACCGTCCCTCGTTCCCGAACAGCAACCGCCACCTGCGGATGAACCACTAGCTGATGTTACCCTGCCGGACCCGTCGCAGACAGGTGCCGTGAGTGAACCTCCTAAAACCAAACCGTCGACACAAACGGAGCAAAGCGGATCGACGGGTGAAGGTGATTCAACCAACGCAGCCGCTGATATCATCCGTCAGCATACTCAACGACGCCCAGGCTAA
- a CDS encoding class I SAM-dependent methyltransferase, producing MVKKLVTTLQKSAKQQVRRFAEFRGIQRQSLNRYQSSVRRLYDGPQGAVLRYSSLLSLHEPLMGQLFRSGRFDASRFETILDVGSGAGQIIRHLLRTTSDATRIVGFDLSTEMLRRARERLKSDRPSFVAADMMQMPFRDESFDCITCGYVLEHLPDPQPGLAEFSRVLKPHGTILLLATEDSFSGLITSHTWKCRTFSRNELRVVCGKVGLTWEQELWFTRLHEMLRLGGILVELVKQPLPDSVPQC from the coding sequence GTGGTAAAAAAACTGGTGACAACGTTGCAGAAGTCTGCGAAACAACAGGTTCGCAGGTTTGCGGAGTTTCGTGGAATTCAGCGACAGTCGCTGAATCGCTATCAGAGCTCCGTGCGCCGTCTGTACGACGGGCCGCAAGGCGCAGTTCTTCGTTACAGTAGCCTGTTGTCACTGCATGAACCGCTGATGGGCCAGTTGTTCAGGTCCGGACGCTTTGATGCTTCACGTTTCGAAACGATTTTGGATGTCGGATCGGGAGCTGGTCAGATTATCCGGCATCTTTTGCGAACAACGTCGGATGCCACGAGGATCGTAGGATTTGATTTGTCGACGGAGATGTTGCGCCGGGCCAGAGAACGGCTCAAATCCGATCGCCCAAGTTTCGTGGCAGCTGACATGATGCAGATGCCGTTTCGTGATGAATCATTCGACTGCATTACCTGTGGCTATGTCCTTGAGCACCTGCCTGATCCTCAGCCTGGACTGGCAGAGTTCTCACGAGTTCTCAAGCCGCACGGCACGATTCTGCTGCTTGCGACGGAGGACTCTTTTTCCGGTCTGATTACGAGTCATACCTGGAAATGTCGCACTTTTTCACGCAATGAACTCAGGGTGGTCTGCGGAAAAGTTGGACTCACATGGGAACAGGAGCTGTGGTTCACCCGATTACATGAGATGCTGCGACTGGGCGGAATCCTGGTCGAACTCGTGAAGCAGCCTTTGCCCGATTCGGTGCCCCAGTGCTGA
- a CDS encoding peptidylprolyl isomerase, which translates to MSSRQSEVQEAIKEIDFGAHTYQVELKTNHGSILLDLLPDVAPGHCANLLALTKIGFYNGLTFHRIISGFMIQGGCPGGTGTGGPGYNIDAEFNETPHLDGVLSMARSSDPNSAGSQFFICLGTQSFLDGQYTAFGRTANDSSMDVVRQIGALETDGQDRPRSPAIIESASVIIS; encoded by the coding sequence ATGTCCAGCCGCCAGTCAGAAGTTCAGGAAGCAATCAAAGAGATCGATTTTGGCGCCCATACTTATCAGGTGGAACTAAAAACCAACCACGGATCGATCCTGCTGGACCTGCTGCCCGACGTGGCTCCAGGGCATTGTGCCAATTTGTTGGCGCTCACAAAGATCGGTTTTTACAACGGACTCACATTTCACCGGATCATCAGTGGTTTTATGATCCAGGGTGGCTGTCCCGGCGGCACAGGAACCGGCGGACCTGGTTATAACATCGATGCTGAATTCAATGAGACTCCGCATTTGGATGGAGTGCTTTCCATGGCACGGTCCAGCGATCCGAACTCGGCAGGATCCCAGTTCTTCATCTGTCTGGGAACACAGAGTTTTCTCGACGGACAGTACACAGCTTTTGGTCGCACGGCGAATGATTCCAGTATGGACGTTGTTCGCCAAATCGGTGCCCTGGAAACTGACGGCCAGGATCGACCACGTTCCCCGGCTATCATCGAATCGGCAAGCGTCATTATTTCTTAA